The following are encoded together in the Bacillus sp. V2I10 genome:
- a CDS encoding energy-coupling factor ABC transporter ATP-binding protein, producing the protein MDITFKELEHRYQVHSPFERLALYDINLAIKDRSFVSIIGHTGSGKSTILQHLNGLLKPTKGSISIGDRKIEANKKNKNLKSIRQSVAIVFQFPEHQLFEETVERDIMFGPLNFGVPPEEAKVKAGHALRRVGLPAEVLHKSPFDLSGGQMRRVAIAGVLAMEPKVLVLDEPTAGLDPSGRKEIMDLFYTLHQDRSLTTILVTHSMEDAARYSDEIVVMHKGTVQMKGTPEEVFSHSETLISAGLDLPETVKLQRIIEQKLGKELKGISLSIDDLVNQVASEIKGDPK; encoded by the coding sequence ATGGACATTACATTCAAGGAGTTAGAGCACAGGTACCAAGTTCATTCCCCTTTTGAACGTCTAGCCCTATATGATATCAATCTGGCGATTAAAGATCGTTCTTTTGTTTCGATTATCGGACATACGGGATCAGGGAAATCTACCATCCTGCAGCATTTAAATGGCCTGCTGAAACCAACAAAGGGATCGATCTCTATTGGGGACCGCAAGATTGAAGCTAACAAGAAAAATAAGAACCTGAAATCAATCCGCCAATCGGTTGCGATTGTCTTTCAATTTCCAGAGCATCAGCTGTTTGAGGAAACGGTGGAACGTGATATTATGTTTGGCCCATTGAATTTCGGCGTGCCGCCTGAAGAGGCAAAAGTGAAGGCGGGACATGCATTAAGACGTGTCGGTCTTCCTGCAGAGGTTCTTCATAAATCGCCATTTGATTTAAGCGGCGGACAAATGAGGCGTGTCGCCATTGCAGGTGTCCTGGCCATGGAGCCAAAGGTGCTGGTGCTCGATGAACCGACAGCAGGACTTGATCCAAGCGGCAGAAAAGAGATCATGGACCTTTTCTATACCCTCCATCAAGATCGGTCGCTTACGACCATCCTTGTCACGCACAGTATGGAAGACGCTGCCCGTTATTCAGATGAAATTGTTGTCATGCACAAAGGGACGGTTCAAATGAAAGGAACGCCTGAAGAAGTATTCAGCCATTCTGAAACGTTAATTTCTGCAGGACTTGATCTTCCGGAAACCGTAAAGCTTCAAAGGATAATAGAACAAAAGCTTGGCAAGGAACTGAAAGGGATCTCACTTTCTATAGATGACTTGGTTAATCAGGTTGCATCTGAGATAAAGGGTGACCCCAAATGA
- the rpsI gene encoding 30S ribosomal protein S9 codes for MAQVQYYGTGRRKSSVARVRLVPGEGRIVINDREVKDYIPFAALIEDIKQPLNLTETAGSYDVLVSVNGGGFAGQAGAIRHGISRALLEADPEYRGTLKRAGLLTRDARMKERKKYGLKGARRAPQFSKR; via the coding sequence TTGGCACAGGTTCAATATTACGGTACTGGCCGTCGTAAAAGCTCAGTAGCGCGTGTTCGTCTGGTTCCAGGCGAAGGCCGTATTGTTATCAACGATCGTGAAGTAAAAGATTACATCCCATTCGCAGCTTTAATCGAAGATATTAAACAACCATTAAACTTAACTGAAACAGCTGGAAGCTATGATGTTTTAGTTAGCGTTAACGGCGGTGGATTTGCTGGTCAAGCTGGCGCTATCCGTCACGGTATCTCTCGTGCATTATTAGAAGCTGACCCAGAATACCGCGGCACTTTAAAGCGCGCTGGTCTTCTAACTCGTGACGCTCGTATGAAAGAACGTAAAAAATACGGTCTTAAAGGCGCTCGTCGTGCACCTCAGTTCTCAAAACGTTAA
- a CDS encoding site-specific integrase: MVKNLLTTKGLQLLQTPKTAASRRVISIDGETLGWLKKWRKRQSEEFYDVDIDLLPDDQQPLFTRYDYNERKMKYIRLASLNEQLTKILKNHKYFPSISIHGLRHTHASLLFEAGASIKDVQVRLGHKDIQTTMNIYTHVSNTAKEKVANLFQDYMDL; the protein is encoded by the coding sequence ATGGTAAAGAACTTACTTACAACAAAGGGGCTGCAACTTCTGCAGACGCCTAAAACAGCCGCTTCACGCCGTGTAATTAGTATTGACGGTGAAACACTTGGGTGGCTTAAAAAATGGCGTAAAAGGCAATCTGAAGAGTTTTACGATGTAGATATAGATTTACTACCTGATGACCAGCAGCCTCTTTTCACTAGGTACGACTACAATGAAAGAAAAATGAAGTATATCCGTTTAGCCAGCTTAAATGAACAGTTAACCAAAATACTCAAAAACCATAAGTATTTTCCGTCTATTTCTATTCATGGTTTACGTCACACTCATGCTTCACTGTTATTCGAAGCTGGGGCTAGTATTAAAGATGTACAAGTACGACTTGGCCATAAAGACATTCAAACAACCATGAACATCTATACACACGTCTCAAACACCGCCAAAGAAAAAGTAGCCAATTTATTTCAAGATTACATGGATTTATGA
- a CDS encoding energy-coupling factor ABC transporter ATP-binding protein produces MEQPIIHVNDVTFRYHEEDERPALNSVSLSVNKGEWLAVVGHNGSGKSTLARVLNGLILPQKGNVIVNGITLNEDSVWEIRKQIGMVFQNPDNQFVGTTVKDDVAFGLENHGVPREVMKKRVEWATHKVKMEAFLDQEPHHLSGGQKQRVAIAGVIAVQPQIIILDEATSMLDPQGRKEVMETVRELKDQGIVTVISITHDLEEASKADRIIVMNSGEKFAEGTPETIFKLDQKLVEIGLDLPFPYRVSMKLKEAGVNLTSNHLDEESLVNELWTLHSRS; encoded by the coding sequence ATGGAACAACCGATCATTCATGTGAATGACGTGACATTCCGTTATCACGAAGAGGATGAAAGACCCGCATTGAACTCCGTTTCCTTAAGTGTAAACAAAGGAGAGTGGCTTGCGGTCGTCGGTCATAACGGCTCGGGCAAGTCTACACTTGCGAGAGTCCTGAATGGTCTGATCCTGCCTCAGAAGGGTAACGTAATCGTAAACGGCATCACTCTTAATGAAGATTCAGTTTGGGAGATTCGAAAACAGATTGGCATGGTTTTTCAAAATCCTGATAATCAATTTGTCGGTACAACCGTAAAAGATGATGTGGCTTTTGGTTTAGAAAATCACGGAGTGCCGCGGGAAGTAATGAAAAAGCGCGTGGAATGGGCTACACATAAAGTGAAGATGGAAGCATTTCTCGATCAAGAGCCGCACCATCTATCAGGAGGACAAAAGCAGCGTGTTGCCATTGCCGGCGTAATCGCTGTGCAGCCTCAAATTATCATCTTAGATGAAGCAACCTCCATGTTAGATCCCCAAGGAAGAAAAGAAGTCATGGAAACAGTTAGAGAGCTAAAAGATCAGGGAATCGTTACAGTCATATCGATTACTCACGATTTAGAGGAAGCTTCGAAGGCTGACAGGATTATTGTCATGAATAGCGGGGAAAAGTTCGCCGAAGGTACACCTGAGACCATCTTCAAACTAGATCAGAAGCTAGTTGAAATTGGCCTTGACCTCCCCTTTCCATACAGAGTAAGCATGAAGCTGAAAGAAGCAGGGGTTAACCTGACGAGCAACCATCTAGATGAAGAAAGCCTGGTGAATGAACTATGGACATTACATTCAAGGAGTTAG
- the truA gene encoding tRNA pseudouridine(38-40) synthase TruA: MMRVKCTIGYDGTRFNGFQIQPNMRTVQGEVERGLKRLHKGKEVKVFASGRTDAGVHAVGQVLHFDTDIYIPEDRWPNALNSLLAEDVAIQSVSFVNDDFHARYHVRAKEYRYKISRSAIRNVFNRNYSYHYPYKLDYVKMREAIKFLIGTHDFTSFCSAKTDKEDRVRTLYDIEFYEEDDMLTFRFVGDGFLYNMVRILVGTLINAGRGALDPYQIPEILKARDRSLCGKTAPGCGLYLWKVYYDN, from the coding sequence ATCATGAGGGTAAAATGCACAATCGGATATGATGGCACAAGGTTTAACGGTTTTCAAATTCAGCCGAATATGAGAACTGTACAGGGTGAGGTTGAGAGGGGCCTTAAAAGGCTTCATAAAGGAAAAGAAGTAAAAGTATTTGCATCTGGAAGAACGGATGCAGGAGTCCACGCAGTTGGACAGGTTCTGCATTTTGATACGGATATTTATATTCCTGAGGACCGCTGGCCCAATGCATTAAATTCACTGCTTGCTGAGGACGTTGCGATTCAATCCGTTTCGTTTGTAAACGATGACTTTCATGCGAGGTATCATGTCCGAGCCAAGGAATACCGCTATAAAATAAGCCGCTCAGCGATCCGGAATGTATTTAATCGAAATTATTCTTATCATTATCCATATAAACTTGATTACGTCAAAATGCGAGAAGCGATTAAATTTCTTATCGGCACACATGACTTTACGAGCTTCTGTTCTGCGAAGACGGATAAAGAAGATCGGGTAAGAACGTTATATGATATCGAATTTTATGAAGAAGATGACATGCTTACTTTCCGGTTCGTAGGCGATGGATTTCTTTATAACATGGTAAGGATATTGGTCGGCACTCTGATTAATGCAGGACGCGGAGCGCTGGATCCTTATCAGATTCCGGAGATACTGAAGGCACGGGATCGTTCCCTTTGCGGCAAAACAGCCCCGGGTTGCGGATTATATTTGTGGAAAGTTTATTATGACAACTAA
- the rplM gene encoding 50S ribosomal protein L13, producing the protein MRTTYMAKATEVERKWFVVDAAGKTLGRLASEVASVLRGKHKPTYTPHVDTGDHVIIINAAQIELTGKKLTDKIYYRHSQFPGGLKSRTALEMRTNYSEKMLELAIRGMLPKGSLGRQMYKKLHVYAGNEHPHQAQQPEVYELRG; encoded by the coding sequence ATGCGTACAACATATATGGCGAAAGCAACTGAAGTTGAACGTAAATGGTTCGTAGTAGATGCGGCTGGCAAAACTTTAGGTCGTCTAGCTAGCGAAGTAGCATCTGTACTTCGTGGTAAACACAAACCAACTTACACACCACATGTAGACACTGGTGATCATGTTATCATCATTAATGCAGCACAAATCGAACTTACTGGTAAAAAATTGACTGACAAGATTTACTACCGTCACAGCCAATTCCCAGGCGGTTTGAAATCAAGAACAGCTCTTGAAATGCGTACAAACTATTCTGAGAAAATGCTTGAATTAGCAATTCGCGGAATGCTTCCTAAAGGTTCATTAGGACGTCAAATGTACAAAAAATTACATGTATATGCTGGCAACGAACATCCACATCAAGCACAACAACCAGAAGTTTACGAACTTCGCGGTTAA
- a CDS encoding energy-coupling factor transporter transmembrane protein EcfT: MMNSMIIGKYVPGSSLIHKMDPRSKLTMIFLFVFIVFFANNALTYSILGLFTLFIVASTKLPPRFLLNGLKPIIWIILFTFILHILVTKEGPLLFEFGFLSIHEEGVRQGIFISLRFLFLILLTTILTLTTTPIEVTDGMESLLNPFKKIGLPVHELALMMSISLRFIPTLMEETDKIMKAQMARGVDFTSGPVKQRISAIIPLLVPLFISAFKRAEELATAMEARGYQGGEGRTKLRELKWGILDTVILAVLIGVGIVLLLFRS; the protein is encoded by the coding sequence ATGATGAACAGTATGATCATTGGAAAATATGTGCCTGGAAGTTCTCTCATTCATAAGATGGATCCGCGTTCGAAACTAACGATGATCTTTTTATTTGTCTTTATTGTCTTTTTTGCGAACAATGCACTGACCTATTCAATCCTTGGTTTGTTCACGCTCTTTATTGTTGCTTCTACCAAACTGCCGCCGAGATTTTTGCTGAATGGCTTGAAGCCGATCATCTGGATTATTCTATTTACATTTATTCTGCACATTCTGGTCACTAAAGAAGGTCCGCTTCTGTTTGAATTCGGTTTTCTTTCGATACATGAAGAAGGTGTCAGACAGGGGATATTCATTTCCCTGCGGTTCCTGTTTCTTATTCTGCTTACAACAATCCTGACGTTAACTACTACTCCTATCGAAGTAACAGATGGGATGGAAAGTCTGCTGAACCCGTTTAAAAAAATCGGACTTCCTGTCCATGAGCTCGCGTTAATGATGTCGATCTCACTCCGGTTTATTCCAACACTGATGGAAGAAACGGATAAAATCATGAAAGCGCAGATGGCAAGAGGAGTTGATTTTACGAGCGGACCTGTAAAACAAAGGATCAGTGCAATCATACCGCTGTTAGTACCGCTGTTTATAAGCGCCTTTAAACGGGCTGAGGAACTTGCAACAGCCATGGAAGCGCGGGGATATCAGGGCGGCGAGGGCAGAACAAAGCTGCGTGAGCTGAAATGGGGAATCCTCGATACAGTTATTCTGGCCGTTTTAATCGGTGTAGGCATTGTTCTATTACTATTTCGTTCATAG
- a CDS encoding pLS20_p028 family conjugation system transmembrane protein has protein sequence MKEEIARILERFADFLEITNPITYMLRWVGWVIIKGLAWLVDSLSNITDSILGLKAFYDNVEITSFVEMLFPLAGTLMGLSFLYTGYLIIFQKKVDREAIVVNMFLAFVVLALLGEGMEKANRFTDDAIDALDVVEESSISQKIVKENMIDLVQFDRTAWKTTELKQPNRIPQDRILKINITQAIDKNFNLAGEAKMSDKGREVFDSRLEYDDLGNPKKVDLDNGWFTAFKEKYYRWDWNFWTIVVTLGITAFTMLTIAIKLAKLFFELTFNYVLVTIIAPADIHSGQKTKQVLQSILNTFLVTIMVFLSLKIYMIGTTFITEKLDGVAYIVALFAFSLAVIDGPNIVERLFGIDAGLKSGWGAIAGGYSLAKGAAVTTNGTASTLKGLTSEGKSAALKGISGVAGVAGMAQGLRPKGTV, from the coding sequence ATGAAAGAAGAAATAGCAAGGATACTTGAAAGATTTGCTGATTTTCTCGAAATAACAAATCCGATCACTTACATGCTGCGTTGGGTCGGGTGGGTCATCATTAAAGGTCTTGCTTGGCTAGTTGATTCCCTATCAAACATTACAGATTCAATCCTTGGTTTAAAAGCGTTTTATGACAATGTTGAGATTACAAGCTTCGTAGAAATGCTGTTCCCTCTTGCTGGAACATTGATGGGTCTTTCTTTCCTCTATACAGGATATCTTATTATTTTTCAAAAGAAGGTTGATCGTGAAGCGATTGTGGTGAATATGTTCTTGGCATTTGTTGTTCTCGCCTTACTTGGAGAAGGCATGGAAAAAGCGAATCGATTCACAGATGATGCAATAGATGCTCTTGATGTTGTTGAAGAAAGTTCGATCAGCCAGAAAATTGTCAAAGAGAATATGATTGACCTTGTACAGTTCGACCGAACAGCCTGGAAAACTACTGAACTTAAACAGCCAAACCGAATTCCACAAGATCGAATCCTAAAAATTAATATTACACAAGCAATTGACAAGAATTTTAATCTTGCAGGAGAGGCAAAAATGTCTGATAAAGGACGTGAAGTTTTCGATAGTCGTTTGGAGTATGATGATCTCGGTAATCCAAAGAAAGTTGATTTAGATAATGGCTGGTTCACTGCGTTCAAAGAAAAATATTATCGTTGGGATTGGAATTTCTGGACTATTGTAGTAACGCTTGGAATAACAGCTTTCACCATGCTGACGATTGCTATTAAATTAGCGAAACTGTTCTTTGAATTGACGTTCAACTATGTATTGGTAACAATCATTGCTCCTGCGGATATTCATTCGGGGCAAAAGACAAAGCAAGTCCTTCAAAGTATCTTAAATACCTTTTTAGTCACAATTATGGTTTTCCTATCGCTGAAAATCTACATGATCGGAACAACCTTCATTACAGAAAAATTAGATGGTGTCGCCTATATAGTTGCTTTATTCGCTTTTTCTCTTGCAGTAATAGATGGTCCGAATATTGTTGAACGGCTATTCGGCATTGATGCAGGGTTGAAGTCGGGGTGGGGCGCAATAGCCGGTGGTTATTCCCTAGCAAAAGGTGCAGCTGTTACAACAAATGGAACTGCGAGCACTCTGAAAGGATTAACTAGTGAAGGTAAATCAGCAGCATTGAAGGGCATAAGCGGCGTTGCAGGAGTTGCAGGAATGGCACAAGGGCTAAGGCCAAAAGGGACAGTCTGA